The following coding sequences are from one Musa acuminata AAA Group cultivar baxijiao chromosome BXJ2-4, Cavendish_Baxijiao_AAA, whole genome shotgun sequence window:
- the LOC135611108 gene encoding dof zinc finger protein 1-like, protein MDANQWHQGIGLAKPMEAQFASSTTEATTSTSRCTTTRPQVTERRPRPHKEKVLNCPRCNSTNTKFCYYNNYSLTQPRYFCKSCRRYWTDGGTLRNVPVGGGSRKNKRNFVSSAATNSSSSSPIIAPTATASTSRKLHADLIPPYISLSASSEAPKFHEGQDLNLAFRQQDLPEYNYPNLESSSAINNTYFSAMELLKSEMTARGLGPFMPMTEYPTGFALQEFRPPTLSFPLDGIGGRAGYGSLPVVEESAGGKLPFPLEDLKPVVPSNSVADQFEQNRGQGGDPPGFWNGIIG, encoded by the exons ATGGATGCTAACCAGTGGCATCAG GGCATAGGGCTGGCGAAGCCCATGGAGGCTCAGTTTGCTTCCTCCACGACTGAAGCCACCACTTCAACTAGCAGGTGCACCACTACCAGGCCACAGGTGACGGAGAGGAGGCCAAGGCCACACAAGGAGAAGGTCCTCAACTGCCCTAGGTGCAActccaccaacaccaagttctgctactacaacaactacagcctCACCCAACCCAGGTACTTCTGCAAGAGCTGCAGGAGGTATTGGACCGATGGTGGAACGCTCAGGAACGTCCCTGTGGGTGGTGGATCAAGAAAGAACAAGAGAAACTTCGTCTCCTCTGCCGCCACcaactcttcctcctcttcccccaTCATAGCACCCACAGCCACTGCCTCAACTTCCAGAAAGTTGCATGCTGATCTCATCCCTCCATACATCTCGCTCTCCGCCAGCTCCGAAGCTCCAAAGTTCCACGAGGGGCAGGACCTCAACTTGGCCTTCCGCCAACAGGACCTCCCTGAGTACAACTACCCCAACCTAGAAAGCAGCAGTGCCATCAACAACACATATTTCTCTGCCATGGAACTACTCAAGAGTGAGATGACCGCAAGAGGCCTCGGGCCTTTCATGCCGATGACAGAGTACCCGACGGGATTCGCACTGCAAGAATTCAGGCCTCCTACTCTTAGTTTTCCTTTGGATGGAATCGGCGGCAGGGCTGGATACGGGAGCTTGCCGGTGGTTGAGGAGAGCGCTGGTGGTAAGCTGCCGTTTCCTCTCGAGGACCTGAAGCCGGTAGTCCCATCAAACAGTGTTGCGGACCAGTTTGAGCAGAATAGGGGACAAGGTGGTGATCCTCCAGGGTTTTGGAATGGTATCATTGGATGA
- the LOC103982598 gene encoding uncharacterized protein LOC103982598 isoform X1, with translation MARDFTFQEEEEEFFDSRDSVSSVFDSCPGTPLKNGLLPEDQFISWPSCDPRFEVWIKDPVSVRERRDKFMKMFCADMMNCPPQGSDNPYEEVNVDGKIQADVDGVESCSCSGNKLSVSTWSSEDTSTTCDETSDESLVSRIKNLDDGTVFVVNELGKDGSLKSLREVGSDRTLTLHEFERIFGSSSLIQRLMKREDSASRISEKSVGRMRIGWLRRLGAAACILDRQWEESWTSFPDPCSSKRIRIRWVKVHPYKKRIRGLSAVYKGQDFKAHDGTILTMKFSPDGQYLATGGEDGVVRVWYVMECERDEMDIPGDDPSCMYFTVSHSSKLTPLYVDKDKKTRSRSTTVNSDSVCVIIPPASFRLSEEPLHEFHGHDGHVLDISWSNNKCLLSSSMDKTVRMWQVGSEVCVKVFPHNDYVTCVQFNPINENYFISGSIDGKVRMWKISGCHVVDWAVIREIVTAVCYSPDGKGVVVGTLAGNCRFYNASDNILWLDAQFSLHGRKKSLKRITGFQFCPTNPHKLMVSSADSRVWILDGIDVVLKFKCIRNSGSQVSASFTSDGRHIVSASGDSNVYIWSHANDAVPTSNKVKSTLSCECFFSSNASIAIPWNGLQSGKKVTTSEVLHGQKDVFREKAGVSGNGYGSNCRIEDLFGSNTLYLSPCCFSPSHEFLEYVPKSSATWPEENLPSSFAASTFYKSLKTSSWNTSHAWGLVMVTAGLDGRIRSYQNYGLPQHL, from the exons ATGGCTCGAGATTTCACCTtccaagaagaagaggaggaattcTTCGACTCAAGAGATTCCGTCTCCTCCGTGTTCGATTCATGTCCTGGCACCCCGCTGAAGAACGGTTTGCTCCCTGAAGACCAATTCATAAGCTGGCCATCGTGTGATCCCCGGTTCGAGGTCTGGATCAAGGATCCTGTCAGCGTGAGGGAACGCCGGGACAAGTTCATGAAAATGTTTTGTGCGGATATGATGAACTGCCCTCCTCAGGGATCAGACAATCCTTATGAAGAGGTAAATGTGGATGGTAAGATCCAAGCAGATGTCGATGGAGTTGAATCCTGCTCTTGTTCAGGGAACAAGCTTTCAGTTTCCACCTGGTCCAGTGAGGACACAAGTACCACATGTGATGAAACATCCGATGAGAGCCTTGTAAGCAGAATCAAGAATTTGGATGATGGCACAGTCTTTGTAGTGAATGAGTTGGGCAAAGATGGTAGCTTAAAAAGCCTTCGGGAAGTTGGTTCGGATCGGACATTAACGCTCCATGAATTTGAAAGGATTTTTGGTTCGTCATCCTTGATCCAGCGGCTTATGAAGCGAGAAGATAGTGCGTCGAGAATCTCTGAGAAGTCTGTGGGAAGGATGAGGATTGGGTGGCTGAGAAGATTGGGTGCTGCAGCTTGCATTTTGGATAGGCAATGGGAGGAGAGTTGGACCAGTTTTCCTGATCCTTGCAGTAGTAAAAGGATTAGGATCCGATGGGTCAAAGTCCATCCATATAAGAAGCGAATAAGGGGACTATCTGCAGTCTACAAGGGCCAAGATTTTAAAGCCCATGATGGCACAATCTTAACCATGAAATTTAGTCCCGACGGCCAGTATTTAGCTACGGGAGGTGAAGATGGGGTTGTGCGTGTGTGGTACGTGATGGAATGTGAAAGAGATGAAATGGACATTCCAGGAGATGATCCTTCATGCATGTATTTCACAGTTAGTCATAGTTCCAAGTTAACTCCTCTATATGTTGACAAAGATAAAAAAACAAGATCCAGGAGCACAACGGTGAATTCAGATTCAGTGTGTGTCATCATTCCTCCTGCTTCTTTTCGATTGTCTGAGGAACCACTTCATGAGTTCCATGGGCATGATGGGCATGTGCTTGATATTTCATGGTCAAATAATAAG TGCTTACTATCATCGTCCATGGATAAAACTGTTCGGATGTGGCAAGTTGGATCGGAAGTCTGTGTCAAAGTGTTCCCTCACAATGATTATG TGACATGTGTGCAGTTTAATCCTATTAATGAGAATTACTTCATTAGCGGCTCTATAGATGGAAAAGTTCGTATGTGGAAAATTTCAGGATGTCATGTTGTGGATTGGGCTGTTATTAGAGAAATTGTCACTGCAGTTTGCTACTCTCCTGATGGCAAA GGAGTAGTGGTTGGCACCTTAGCAGGAAACTGCCGCTTCTATAATGCATCAG ATAATATTCTATGGTTAGATGCTCAGTTCTCACTACATGGCAGAAAGAAGTCATTGAAGAGGATAACAGGGTTTCAG TTTTGCCCAACCAACCCTCATAAACTGATGGTCTCTTCTGCCGACTCACGAGTTTGGATCCTTGACGGCATTGATGTGGTTTTAAAATTCAAGT GCATTCGGAACTCTGGAAGTCAGGTCTCCGCATCTTTCACTTCAGATGGACGGCACATTGTTTCTGCCAGTGGGGACTCCAATGTCTACATTTGGAGCCATGCCAACGATGCTGTGCCCACTTCTAACAAAGTGAAGAGCACATTGTCTTGTGAGTGCTTCTTTTCTAGCAATGCATCTATTGCAATACCTTGGAATGGTTTGCAATCCGGAAAAAAAGTCACTACCTCTGAGGTCCTCCATGGACAGAAGGATGTCTTCAGGGAGAAAGCTGGAGTCTCAGGAAATGGATATGGCTCTAATTGTCGCATAGAAGATTTGTTTGGAAGTAACACATTGTATTTATCACCTTGTTGTTTCTCCCCAAGCCACGAGTTCTTGGAGTATGTGCCAAAGAGCTCGGCAACTTGGCCAGAGGAGAACCTTCCATCGAGCTTCGCCGCATCTACCTTCTACAAGTCTCTGAAGACTTCTTCGTGGAACACCTCGCATGCCTGGGGTCTAGTGATGGTAACCGCTGGATTGGATGGAAGAATAAGATCCTACCAGAATTATGGATTGCCGCAACATCTATGA
- the LOC103982598 gene encoding uncharacterized protein LOC103982598 isoform X2, which produces MARDFTFQEEEEEFFDSRDSVSSVFDSCPGTPLKNGLLPEDQFISWPSCDPRFEVWIKDPVSVRERRDKFMKMFCADMMNCPPQGSDNPYEEVNVDGKIQADVDGVESCSCSGNKLSVSTWSSEDTSTTCDETSDESLVSRIKNLDDGTVFVVNELGKDGSLKSLREVGSDRTLTLHEFERIFGSSSLIQRLMKREDSASRISEKSVGRMRIGWLRRLGAAACILDRQWEESWTSFPDPCSSKRIRIRWVKVHPYKKRIRGLSAVYKGQDFKAHDGTILTMKFSPDGQYLATGGEDGVVRVWYVMECERDEMDIPGDDPSCMYFTVSHSSKLTPLYVDKDKKTRSRSTTVNSDSVCVIIPPASFRLSEEPLHEFHGHDGHVLDISWSNNKCLLSSSMDKTVRMWQVGSEVCVKVFPHNDYVTCVQFNPINENYFISGSIDGKVRMWKISGCHVVDWAVIREIVTAVCYSPDGKGVVVGTLAGNCRFYNASDNILWLDAQFSLHGRKKSLKRITGFQFCPTNPHKLMVSSADSRVWILDGIDVVLKFKCIRNSGSQVSASFTSDGRHIVSASGDSNVYIWSHANDAVPTSNKVKSTLS; this is translated from the exons ATGGCTCGAGATTTCACCTtccaagaagaagaggaggaattcTTCGACTCAAGAGATTCCGTCTCCTCCGTGTTCGATTCATGTCCTGGCACCCCGCTGAAGAACGGTTTGCTCCCTGAAGACCAATTCATAAGCTGGCCATCGTGTGATCCCCGGTTCGAGGTCTGGATCAAGGATCCTGTCAGCGTGAGGGAACGCCGGGACAAGTTCATGAAAATGTTTTGTGCGGATATGATGAACTGCCCTCCTCAGGGATCAGACAATCCTTATGAAGAGGTAAATGTGGATGGTAAGATCCAAGCAGATGTCGATGGAGTTGAATCCTGCTCTTGTTCAGGGAACAAGCTTTCAGTTTCCACCTGGTCCAGTGAGGACACAAGTACCACATGTGATGAAACATCCGATGAGAGCCTTGTAAGCAGAATCAAGAATTTGGATGATGGCACAGTCTTTGTAGTGAATGAGTTGGGCAAAGATGGTAGCTTAAAAAGCCTTCGGGAAGTTGGTTCGGATCGGACATTAACGCTCCATGAATTTGAAAGGATTTTTGGTTCGTCATCCTTGATCCAGCGGCTTATGAAGCGAGAAGATAGTGCGTCGAGAATCTCTGAGAAGTCTGTGGGAAGGATGAGGATTGGGTGGCTGAGAAGATTGGGTGCTGCAGCTTGCATTTTGGATAGGCAATGGGAGGAGAGTTGGACCAGTTTTCCTGATCCTTGCAGTAGTAAAAGGATTAGGATCCGATGGGTCAAAGTCCATCCATATAAGAAGCGAATAAGGGGACTATCTGCAGTCTACAAGGGCCAAGATTTTAAAGCCCATGATGGCACAATCTTAACCATGAAATTTAGTCCCGACGGCCAGTATTTAGCTACGGGAGGTGAAGATGGGGTTGTGCGTGTGTGGTACGTGATGGAATGTGAAAGAGATGAAATGGACATTCCAGGAGATGATCCTTCATGCATGTATTTCACAGTTAGTCATAGTTCCAAGTTAACTCCTCTATATGTTGACAAAGATAAAAAAACAAGATCCAGGAGCACAACGGTGAATTCAGATTCAGTGTGTGTCATCATTCCTCCTGCTTCTTTTCGATTGTCTGAGGAACCACTTCATGAGTTCCATGGGCATGATGGGCATGTGCTTGATATTTCATGGTCAAATAATAAG TGCTTACTATCATCGTCCATGGATAAAACTGTTCGGATGTGGCAAGTTGGATCGGAAGTCTGTGTCAAAGTGTTCCCTCACAATGATTATG TGACATGTGTGCAGTTTAATCCTATTAATGAGAATTACTTCATTAGCGGCTCTATAGATGGAAAAGTTCGTATGTGGAAAATTTCAGGATGTCATGTTGTGGATTGGGCTGTTATTAGAGAAATTGTCACTGCAGTTTGCTACTCTCCTGATGGCAAA GGAGTAGTGGTTGGCACCTTAGCAGGAAACTGCCGCTTCTATAATGCATCAG ATAATATTCTATGGTTAGATGCTCAGTTCTCACTACATGGCAGAAAGAAGTCATTGAAGAGGATAACAGGGTTTCAG TTTTGCCCAACCAACCCTCATAAACTGATGGTCTCTTCTGCCGACTCACGAGTTTGGATCCTTGACGGCATTGATGTGGTTTTAAAATTCAAGT GCATTCGGAACTCTGGAAGTCAGGTCTCCGCATCTTTCACTTCAGATGGACGGCACATTGTTTCTGCCAGTGGGGACTCCAATGTCTACATTTGGAGCCATGCCAACGATGCTGTGCCCACTTCTAACAAAGTGAAGAGCACATTGTCTT AA
- the LOC135611109 gene encoding probable S-adenosyl-L-methionine-dependent RNA methyltransferase RSM22, mitochondrial isoform X1 has translation MAASLLPEAAQKVFTPETLRSAAKQSEGIHLVPLSLRRAIKKFLRDRDNSHMNRKVLLLSESFNRIKDANLQLAASAYRDLVDDPFRPVEHLAGRWKIQSAYGDIGLKYREDETVAYVASRMPAVYSACHRVLREVRRRLPDFSPSKVLDFGAGPGSALWAMREVWPRSLERINLVEPSKSMQRAAQSLLQDLKGLPIIHSYDSIQALNRNLDRHDRKHDLVISSYALGEIPSLSDRITIVRQLWDLTRDVLVLLEPGTPHGSKIITQMRSYILWMAKRKCRKNGESSNVASSDKKSIVQPKGLLKNGAFVVAPCPHDGRCPLENTSKYCHFVQRLERTSSQRAYKRSKGEPLRGFEDEKFCFVALRRGKRPQEAWPLDGMEFETLKERLAKRNPEDLIIDFEDQFATEDDAESPFEDALVPYASDVAETNMFHENENEEEEQTHADLGSGWGRIIFTPMRRGRQIQMDICRSTKRDGSVGAFERMVVTQAKNPTLHLQARRSLWGDLWPF, from the exons ATGGCTGCGTCTCTGCTCCCCGAGGCCGCGCAGAAGGTCTTCACCCCCGAAACCCTCCGCTCCGCCGCCAAGCAATCCGAGGGTATCCACCTCGTCCCCCTCTCCCTCCGCCGCGCCATCAAGAAGTTCCTCCGAG ACAGGGATAATTCCCATATGAACCGGAAGGTGTTGCTCCTTTCGGAGTCCTTCAACAGGATCAAGGATGCCAACCTCCAGCTTGCCGCCTCCGCCTACCGCGACCTCGTGGACGACCCTTTTAGGCCCGTCGAGCACCTGGCCGGCCGGTGGAAGATACAGTCCGCCTATGGAGACATCGGCCTCAAGTATAGGGAAGACGAGACCGTGGCATATGTGGCCTCCCGCATGCCTGCCGTGTACTCCGCGTGCCACCGGGTCCTCCGTGAG GTCCGCAGGAGGCTGCCGGACTTCTCTCCTTCGAAAGTATTGGATTTTGGTGCCGGACCTGGTTCAGCGCTTTG GGCAATGCGGGAGGTCTGGCCCCGTTCTTTGGAAAGAATAAATTTGGTAGAACCATCCAAATCGATGCAAAGAGCTGCTCAAAGCCTTTTACAAG ATTTGAAAGGATTGCCCATAATTCACAGCTATGATAGCATTCAAGCATTGAACCGTAACCTGGACAGACATGATAGAAAGCATGATCTCGTAATTTCT TCTTATGCTCTTGGGGAGATACCATCACTTAGTGATCGGATCACAATTGTGCGTCAACTTTGGGACCTTACACGAGATGTTTTG GTTTTGTTGGAGCCTGGAACTCCACATGGATCAAAAATTATAACACAAATGCGTTCCTATATTTTATGGATGGCAAAGAGG AAATGCCGCAAGAATGGTGAATCATCTAATGTGGCTTCTAGTGATAAGAAAAGCATTGTTCAACCTAAGGGCTTACTAAAAAATGGTGCATTTGTGGTTGCCCCT TGTCCCCATGATGGACGCTGTCCTTTGGAGAATACTAGTAAATATTGTCACTTTGTTCAAAGACTCGAGAGAACATCATCACAACGTGCATATAAG CGGTCTAAAGGTGAGCCATTACGTGGTTTTGAGGATGAGAAATTCTGTTTTGTTGCACTGAGACGTGGCAAACGACCACA GGAAGCTTGGCCACTTGATGGAATGGAGTTTGAGACACTGAAAGAACGACTTGCTAAGAGGAATCCAGAGGATCTTATCATTGACTTTG AGGATCAATTTGCAACAGAAGATGACGCAGAGAGCCCGTTTGAAGACGCATTGGTCCCCTATGCCTCTGATGTTGCGGAGACTAACATGTTCCATGAAAATGAAAATGAGGAAGAAGAACAAACCCATGCTGATCTTGGGAGTGGTTGGGGTCGGATTATCTTCACACCAATGCGGAGGGGAAGGCAAATTCAGATGGACATATGTAGATCCACCAAACGGGATGGCTCTGTAGGCGCATTCGAGCGAATGGTGGTCACGCAAGCTAAGAATCCAACACTTCATCTCCAGGCTCGCCGATCTCTTTGGGGTGATCTTTGGCCGTTTTAG
- the LOC135611109 gene encoding uncharacterized protein LOC135611109 isoform X2, giving the protein MNRKVLLLSESFNRIKDANLQLAASAYRDLVDDPFRPVEHLAGRWKIQSAYGDIGLKYREDETVAYVASRMPAVYSACHRVLREVRRRLPDFSPSKVLDFGAGPGSALWAMREVWPRSLERINLVEPSKSMQRAAQSLLQDLKGLPIIHSYDSIQALNRNLDRHDRKHDLVISSYALGEIPSLSDRITIVRQLWDLTRDVLVLLEPGTPHGSKIITQMRSYILWMAKRKCRKNGESSNVASSDKKSIVQPKGLLKNGAFVVAPCPHDGRCPLENTSKYCHFVQRLERTSSQRAYKRSKGEPLRGFEDEKFCFVALRRGKRPQEAWPLDGMEFETLKERLAKRNPEDLIIDFEDQFATEDDAESPFEDALVPYASDVAETNMFHENENEEEEQTHADLGSGWGRIIFTPMRRGRQIQMDICRSTKRDGSVGAFERMVVTQAKNPTLHLQARRSLWGDLWPF; this is encoded by the exons ATGAACCGGAAGGTGTTGCTCCTTTCGGAGTCCTTCAACAGGATCAAGGATGCCAACCTCCAGCTTGCCGCCTCCGCCTACCGCGACCTCGTGGACGACCCTTTTAGGCCCGTCGAGCACCTGGCCGGCCGGTGGAAGATACAGTCCGCCTATGGAGACATCGGCCTCAAGTATAGGGAAGACGAGACCGTGGCATATGTGGCCTCCCGCATGCCTGCCGTGTACTCCGCGTGCCACCGGGTCCTCCGTGAG GTCCGCAGGAGGCTGCCGGACTTCTCTCCTTCGAAAGTATTGGATTTTGGTGCCGGACCTGGTTCAGCGCTTTG GGCAATGCGGGAGGTCTGGCCCCGTTCTTTGGAAAGAATAAATTTGGTAGAACCATCCAAATCGATGCAAAGAGCTGCTCAAAGCCTTTTACAAG ATTTGAAAGGATTGCCCATAATTCACAGCTATGATAGCATTCAAGCATTGAACCGTAACCTGGACAGACATGATAGAAAGCATGATCTCGTAATTTCT TCTTATGCTCTTGGGGAGATACCATCACTTAGTGATCGGATCACAATTGTGCGTCAACTTTGGGACCTTACACGAGATGTTTTG GTTTTGTTGGAGCCTGGAACTCCACATGGATCAAAAATTATAACACAAATGCGTTCCTATATTTTATGGATGGCAAAGAGG AAATGCCGCAAGAATGGTGAATCATCTAATGTGGCTTCTAGTGATAAGAAAAGCATTGTTCAACCTAAGGGCTTACTAAAAAATGGTGCATTTGTGGTTGCCCCT TGTCCCCATGATGGACGCTGTCCTTTGGAGAATACTAGTAAATATTGTCACTTTGTTCAAAGACTCGAGAGAACATCATCACAACGTGCATATAAG CGGTCTAAAGGTGAGCCATTACGTGGTTTTGAGGATGAGAAATTCTGTTTTGTTGCACTGAGACGTGGCAAACGACCACA GGAAGCTTGGCCACTTGATGGAATGGAGTTTGAGACACTGAAAGAACGACTTGCTAAGAGGAATCCAGAGGATCTTATCATTGACTTTG AGGATCAATTTGCAACAGAAGATGACGCAGAGAGCCCGTTTGAAGACGCATTGGTCCCCTATGCCTCTGATGTTGCGGAGACTAACATGTTCCATGAAAATGAAAATGAGGAAGAAGAACAAACCCATGCTGATCTTGGGAGTGGTTGGGGTCGGATTATCTTCACACCAATGCGGAGGGGAAGGCAAATTCAGATGGACATATGTAGATCCACCAAACGGGATGGCTCTGTAGGCGCATTCGAGCGAATGGTGGTCACGCAAGCTAAGAATCCAACACTTCATCTCCAGGCTCGCCGATCTCTTTGGGGTGATCTTTGGCCGTTTTAG
- the LOC103982596 gene encoding DNA-directed RNA polymerases II, IV and V subunit 6A isoform X1, translated as MADDDYDDVDMGYEDEPPEPEIEEGVEEDQENNEDAPDDVVGPEAEDKEQEKVERPRKTSKYMTKYERARILGTRALQISMNAPVMVELEGETDPLEIAMKELRERKIPFTIRRYLPDGSYEDWGVDELIVEDSWKRQVGGD; from the exons ATGGCGGACGACGACTATGACGATGTCGACATGGG TTATGAAGATGAACCACCAGAACCCGAAATTGAG GAAGGAGTTGAGGAGGATCAGGAAAACAATGAAGATGCTCCAGACGATGTTGTGGGGCCAGAGGCTGAAGACAAGGAACAAGAAAAAGTTGAACGGCCTAGAAAAACATCAAAatacatgacaaaatatgaacgtGCTAGAATTCTTGGTACACGAGCTCTGCAAATTAG CATGAATGCTCCTGTGATGGTTGAGCTAGAGGGTGAGACTGATCCTCTGGAG ATTGCAATGAAAGAACTTCGCGAGCGTAAGATACCATTTACCATTCGACGGTATTTGCCAGATGGAAG CTACGAGGACTGGGGAGTCGACGAATTAATAGTGGAGGATTCATGGAAGAGGCAAGTTGGTGGGGACTAA
- the LOC103982596 gene encoding DNA-directed RNA polymerases II, IV and V subunit 6A isoform X2: MTMSTWECYCSYEDEPPEPEIEEGVEEDQENNEDAPDDVVGPEAEDKEQEKVERPRKTSKYMTKYERARILGTRALQISMNAPVMVELEGETDPLEIAMKELRERKIPFTIRRYLPDGSYEDWGVDELIVEDSWKRQVGGD; encoded by the exons ATGACGATGTCGACATGGG AGTGTTATTGCAGTTATGAAGATGAACCACCAGAACCCGAAATTGAG GAAGGAGTTGAGGAGGATCAGGAAAACAATGAAGATGCTCCAGACGATGTTGTGGGGCCAGAGGCTGAAGACAAGGAACAAGAAAAAGTTGAACGGCCTAGAAAAACATCAAAatacatgacaaaatatgaacgtGCTAGAATTCTTGGTACACGAGCTCTGCAAATTAG CATGAATGCTCCTGTGATGGTTGAGCTAGAGGGTGAGACTGATCCTCTGGAG ATTGCAATGAAAGAACTTCGCGAGCGTAAGATACCATTTACCATTCGACGGTATTTGCCAGATGGAAG CTACGAGGACTGGGGAGTCGACGAATTAATAGTGGAGGATTCATGGAAGAGGCAAGTTGGTGGGGACTAA
- the LOC135611110 gene encoding F-box protein PP2-A13-like, which translates to MGSWISSIVRPEEEAGGLGDLPESCVVEVLLYLDPLEICRAARLSRAFRGAASADFVWETKLPENYEYLMGLASGERRPGKETSLCKKEIYARLCRPNPFDGGTKEFWLEKSSGGICLSISSKALLITGIDDRRYWKYLPTDESRFGMVAYLQQVWWFEVNGGIDFCFPAGTYSLFVRLHLGRASKRFGHRICSSEHVHGWDRKPVQFQLSTSNGHRILSQCYLNKPGSWILYHAGDFVVDNCNAPTTLRFSMTQIDCTHTKGGLCVDSVLIYPKGFRQRKVSSTSM; encoded by the exons ATGGGGTCGTGGATTTCGAGCATCGTGCGGCCGGAAGAGGAGGCCGGCGGGCTCGGAGACCTGCCGGAGAGCTGCGTCGTGGAAGTGCTGCTCTACCTCGACCCTCTGGAGATATGCCGTGCGGCGCGTCTCAGCCGCGCATTCCGCGGGGCGGCGTCGGCGGACTTCGTGTGGGAGACGAAGCTGCCGGAGAACTACGAGTATTTGATGGGATTGGCCTCGGGCGAGAGGCGCCCGGGGAAAGAGACGAGTCTCTGCAAGAAGGAGATCTATGCGCGTCTTTGCCGGCCGAACCCCTTCGACGGAGGCACCAAG GAATTCTGGCTGGAGAAGAGTAGTGGTGGAATTTGCTTGTCCATTTCCTCAAAGGCATTGCTGATCACAGGAATCGATGACAGGAGATACTGGAAATACCTCCCTACCGATGAATCTAG GTTTGGCATGGTCGCATATCTTCAGCAAGTGTGGTGGTTTGAGGTAAATGGAGGAATCGATTTCTGCTTCCCGGCCGGTACCTACAGCCTATTCGTCCGACTCCACCTGGGTCGAGCTTCCAAGCGTTTTGGTCATCGGATTTGTAGCTCCGAGCACGTCCATGGGTGGGACAGGAAACCAGTGCAGTTCCAGCTCTCAACATCGAACGGACACCGGATTCTGTCCCAGTGCTACTTAAACAAACCGGGGAGTTGGATTCTTTACCATGCAGGAGATTTTGTGGTAGACAATTGCAATGCGCCAACCACGTTGAGGTTTTCGATGACACAAATCGATTGCACGCACACAAAAGGTGGCCTTTGCGTCGACTCTGTTTTGATATATCCCAAGGGTTTTAGACAGAGAAAGGTGTC